TAACTGCAGCTTTATTATTGGCCATAATATTCATTCTCCTCTTCACTAAACTGTTTTAATATTCGCTTATATCTGTATCAATTAAGCTTCTTCACAAGTATAATTTAGCATTTTATAGCACTGAATGCAAGCGTTTTACATAACTAATCATCAAACCTCTTACACTTATCGTTTTATGTATATGTGAATTTAGTCACCAACTGACTAACGTTCACCACCGACCACTTCTGTTATATAATATATTAAAATTCTGTTATATAATAGCAGCGATAATCGCGCACAAAAAAAGCGCTAGTACAAACCATCGTCTGTACTAAACGCTTGTCATTATATTTGTTGGGGTACTTCACGCCAAGACCGGTTGGGGAATTTCAGCGTTCCCAGCATGTACTAGGAAGCGTTGAACATCCGTCCAAACTGGTTCAACTCTTAAATGAGTCATGAGACGGTGAAGATTAACTAGTAGGCGCATCCGTAATTGACCGATACTTACAAAAACAAGTAAATTTTTGAATTGCCCTGTTTTTGTAACACGCATCATCATAACGGCAGTACAAATTGCTAAGCCAATTGTCACACCAACAAAAGCAAATTCGTTGACTGCAAGGACCGCAAAGAATGATACAAGTGCTGCCACTGCCATTAAGAAGGCATTTCCTAGGCGAACCTTAGCGATATCATCCTTAGGTGATAGTGTTTCATTCAACACGACACCTCTGGTACCAGTTTTAACAACTGTACCAGCTTTGATGACCGCCATTTCTTTATCAATTGTCGCTACGGCAACTGGTGCTTTTTCTGTCGCATCTAATACTAAGATGTCACCTGCTACAATTTGATCAACACCAATTTCACGTAGAAAGCCATCACGCACAACACTTGCCATCCGATTTGAATCGGCAACTAACGATGCGCGTTTTGCAGCTTCAATCGTTGTTAACCCGCTTGGACGAGTTGCCAACAAACGCATTAACATCCCGCTGCTTGTGATTGCGTTTAATGTTGTTTCTTGCTTTAAATTCTTGTGCATCGCGTTCGACACTCCTTCCCTTTTGAGGAAGTCGTCGTAACACTGCTAGCCTAATGCTGGCAGTAAAAAGACAGACCACCTCGGATGATCACTATCGCTACTACTTAACGGACCTTCAGCTGTTTGCAACATTTTACTCACCAGACTTTCTAATTAATTTTAGAGATCACACTTAGTTGTACAAAAAAAGACGCACAACAATTGAGCGTCATCCATAACATCATGGCGTTCCCAATCGTTCAGTTTTAGCACTATATGACGTAGAAACCATGTTCAGCTACGTTAGAAAAAGCCTTCATTGGCAGTTTCTGTTGACTCAATTGGCATCTCTCGATGTTTCTGAGTAGCAGCGTATGTTCATATAGGAGCCTCACCTAACGGAAAAGCGATATCTCTATATACCCATTCTACTGGTTATCAATAGGTGGGTCAACCCATTTGTTCCGTTTTTTTTAATTCTGTGCTAGAATAACCTATGATGAATTAATCGGAGGTCTTAACTGTGATATTAATGAAAGATATTATCCGCGAGGGTAATCCTACACTTAGAGAAATTGCACAACCTGTTTCATTCCCATTATCTGACGAAGATCGGCAACTTGCCGCTGACATGATGACATTCTTGGAAAATAGCCAAGATCCAGAAATTGCTGCGAAATATCAATTACGCGCCGGTGTTGGCTTAGCCGCTCCACAAGTCGATGTTTCAAAACAAATGTCAGCCGTTTTAGTCCCAGGCCCTGAAGGCGAATCCCCAATCTTGAAGGACGTAATTATTAATCCTAAGATTATTAGCCACTCTGTTCAAGACGCTGCTTTAGCCGAAGGTGAAGGTTGCCTATCAGTCGATCGCGAAGTCCCCGGTTATGTGCCCCGGCACGACAGAATTACATTACGTTATCAAGACGTTGAAGGTGTTAGTCATAAGATCCGTCTTAAAAACTATCCCGCAATTGTTTGCCAACACGAAATCGATCATTTAAACGGTATTCTTTTCTTTGACCACATCAACAAAGAAAATCCATTTGCCGCACCGGATGATATGATTATTCTTGAATAATGAACTAACGAAAAAAGGTTAAGCCCCAAATTGGGCTTAACCTTTTTTCTATGCATTTAATTTTGTTTCTGCAAATTGACTGTTATAAAGCTTAGCATAAACACCATTAGCGGCTAATAAGTCATCATGCGTTCCTTTTTCAACAATTTGACCGTGATCCATCACTAAAATTAGGTTAGCATCCCGAATTGTTGATAAGCGATGGGCAATCACAAAGCTTGTTCGACCTTGCATCACCTTTTCCATCGCCTTTTGTAGTAAGCTTTCTAAGCGCGTATCGACTGAACTGGTTGCTTCATCTAAAATCAAAATTTTAGGATTAGCAATCACTGCCCGAGCAATCGTTAAGAGTTGCTTTTGTCCTAACGACACGTTATCCGCTTCTTCATCAATTGTCATCTGATAACCATTTGGCAATGTATGGATAAAGTGATCAACATTAGCCGTTTTGGCAGCATCCACGACTTCATATTCAGTGGCATCTAGCTTCCCAAAACGAATATTTTCCGTAATCGTTGTGTGGTACAACCAAGCATCCTGCAGCACCATCCCAAAGAGTGAGCGAACTGTCTGTTTACTCAATTGGCGGGTATCGACGCCATCAATCAGGATTTGACCAGAACTGACATCGTAAAAACGCATTAATAAATTAATCATCGTCGTTTTCCCGGCCCCAGTTGGCCCAACAATCGCAATTTTATCGCCCGGATTGGCAGTGAAACTTAAATCACGAATCAACGGTTTGGCTGGATCATAGCTAAAGCTGACATCTTTAAATTCAACTTTCCCCTGAACATTAGCCGGTAATTCAGCCGTTTCTTGATCAGTTGGTTCAATCGGTTCATCTAAGATTTCAAAAACTCGTTGTGTCGCAGCGGCAGCGGCTTGCATCACACCGGATAATTGTGTGATTTGCGAAATCGGTTGATTAATCTGCCAAATATATTGAATAAAGGCCTGCAAGTTACCAACCGTAATGACACCGTGCAAGACATAGTAACCACCCAAGGTTGCCATCCCCGCGTAGGTCAGATTAGTCGTCAAACCCACTAACGGCATCATGATTCCTGAAATAAAGGCCGCTTTGAAGCCAAATTCAGTCAATCGATCGGTAATCGCTGCAAATTCATCAACTGCTCGTTCTTCTTGACCATACAACTTCAAGACACTGAAGCCACCATAGTTTTCTTGAACATAGCCGTTCATCTCACCCAAGGTATTTTGTTGCCCTTGGAAGTAAACTTGTGACTTTTTGATGATTGCTTTGGAAATCAAAAGTGAGGCTGGGATCATAATTAAGGATAATAACGCCATCCATAAATTAATCGTCAACATCATAACGACTGCCATGATGATCCCCAAAATTGAAGTCACCACTTGAATTAAACTCTGTTGCAAAGCATTGGTGATTGCATCAACATCATTAGTAACCCGCGACAAGATATTGCCTTGTTGTTGTGAATCAAAGAAACGGACTGGCAAAGCGTTCATCTGTAGATTGATATCCCGCCGTAAATCACGCATTGCGTGTTGGACGGCACGCGTCATTAAAAACGACCCCAAAAACATCATTGTTTGATAGAGTAATGCAAAGCTGAGAATCATCGCGATCACTTTAGTAATGTAGCTAAAGTTAACGGCAACGTGTTGCGCTAAGTTTTGACTAATTTCAGTCACTGCTAGTCCCATGATAAATGGCCATAGCGCATTCGCTAAAACGGAAATCACCGTTGCAGTAATTGCTGACCAGAACGTTATTTTATAAGGCCCAATATAGCGCATCAGGCGTTTGAGCACCTTAATATTCTTCATTGAGCTCCTCCTTTGATAACTGTGAGGCGGCAATGGCCCGATAAACCTCATTTGTTTTAAGTAATTCCTTGTGGGTCCCGATGCCCACAACTTGGCC
This DNA window, taken from Latilactobacillus sakei, encodes the following:
- a CDS encoding peptide deformylase, coding for MILMKDIIREGNPTLREIAQPVSFPLSDEDRQLAADMMTFLENSQDPEIAAKYQLRAGVGLAAPQVDVSKQMSAVLVPGPEGESPILKDVIINPKIISHSVQDAALAEGEGCLSVDREVPGYVPRHDRITLRYQDVEGVSHKIRLKNYPAIVCQHEIDHLNGILFFDHINKENPFAAPDDMIILE
- a CDS encoding ABC transporter, with the translated sequence MKNIKVLKRLMRYIGPYKITFWSAITATVISVLANALWPFIMGLAVTEISQNLAQHVAVNFSYITKVIAMILSFALLYQTMMFLGSFLMTRAVQHAMRDLRRDINLQMNALPVRFFDSQQQGNILSRVTNDVDAITNALQQSLIQVVTSILGIIMAVVMMLTINLWMALLSLIMIPASLLISKAIIKKSQVYFQGQQNTLGEMNGYVQENYGGFSVLKLYGQEERAVDEFAAITDRLTEFGFKAAFISGIMMPLVGLTTNLTYAGMATLGGYYVLHGVITVGNLQAFIQYIWQINQPISQITQLSGVMQAAAAATQRVFEILDEPIEPTDQETAELPANVQGKVEFKDVSFSYDPAKPLIRDLSFTANPGDKIAIVGPTGAGKTTMINLLMRFYDVSSGQILIDGVDTRQLSKQTVRSLFGMVLQDAWLYHTTITENIRFGKLDATEYEVVDAAKTANVDHFIHTLPNGYQMTIDEEADNVSLGQKQLLTIARAVIANPKILILDEATSSVDTRLESLLQKAMEKVMQGRTSFVIAHRLSTIRDANLILVMDHGQIVEKGTHDDLLAANGVYAKLYNSQFAETKLNA